The Mauremys reevesii isolate NIE-2019 linkage group 3, ASM1616193v1, whole genome shotgun sequence genomic sequence agcccagccccgcgcTGGCTGCGCTGCACCCTGGCACCGGGGTGGGGGCGCTGCCAGGTGGGGCTCGGCAGCGCTCTCGGGgcaaagccccccccccgggaaacaCTCGCACTACCCCCCGACTCCCGCGGCAGGAGCCGGCTGCACGCACCGCGCATGCCCAGAGGCGGCGCATCCCTCGCCGCCCGCGCGCCTAGCGAGCGCTGGAATGTTTGCGGTTGCCAGGGTGACGGCGTTGCCTGGcgccggggcaggctggggaccGGAGCCGCCGCGCCAGGCACCCGCGGGCCGGAGCGCCTTCAGCGACCCCACGGTGAGGCGAGCGCGGGCCCCGGCAGTGTCCCCGGGACCCGATCTCCCCTCCACCGGACCGAACCCCCAGGACCggtttctccccaccccaccggaCCGAACCCCTGCGCACCCAGTCTCCCTCCCCATCGGATGGACCTCCCCCGGACCGAGCCCCTCCCGGGACCCGATTTCCCCGCCCCGGGACCCGAGCTCCTCCCGGgacccgagctccctccccaccgGCCCAGAACCCCAGGACCCGGTTTCCCTCCCCATCGGACGGACCTTCCCCGACCGAGCCCCCTCGGACCCGGTCTCCTCCCCGACTGAGCCCCCTCCGGACCCGGTCTCCCTCCCCATCGGATGGACCCTCCCCCGGACCGAGCCCTCCCGGGACCCGATTTCCCCGGGACCCGAGCTCCCTCCCGGgacccgagctccctccccaccgGCCCGAAccccagacaggggcggctctcttcccgcggctccggttgagctcctgccggcatgcctgcggcaggtgaCCAGcgcgccccaagcgcctgcttggcgcactggggtctagagccgcccctgcccccaggacccggtttccctccccccccatcggACGGACCTTCCCCTCCCCGGACCGAGCCCCCGACCCGGTCTCCTCCCCGACCGAGGCCCCCTCCGGACCCGGTCTCCCTCCCCATCGGATGGACCCTCCCCTGGACCGAGCCCCTCCGGGACCCGATTCCCCGGGACCCGATCTCTCTCCCACCCGGACCGAGCCTCCCCGGGACCTGGTCTCCTCCCTCCCTGGACTGAGCCCCCCAGGGACCTGGTCTCCCCCACATCGGAcggacacccctccccccgggaCCCAATCTCCCTCCCACCACCAGCGGACTGAACCCCCCCGGGACCcggtctccctccccccattggaCGGACACCCACCCCGGGACCCGATTCCTCCCCTCCCGGACCGAGGCCCCTGGCACCCGGTCCCCCCACAGACCATTCCCCTGGTATCCGATACTCTCCCCCGGCCGATTCCCTGGAAccgccccccccatcccaccagGATCCAATCCCTCCCTGCAACCGGATACCCCTTGGGACCCAATCCCTCTGGCAATTCCCTCCCCGTCCTGAGCCTGGGACTGGATCCTTTCCCAAACCAATACCCCTGGGACCCGATACCTCCAACTCAAGACCTGGTACCCCCGGCTGATACCCCCAATCCCGGGACCCAATTCCACCCTCAGCCCCCTGGGACAGAAACTCTCCCAGGACCGGATACCTTCCCTCAGCCCCCGGCCCTTGTACCCAGTCCCCCCTGCGACCTAATACCAGTGGACTGATACCCCTGACCCTGAGACCCAATCGCCTCCCCCAGATCTGATATCCATGGACCAACGTGCATGACCCTGGAACtcaattctcccctccccccgcaccccataCCCCTCATCTCAAGTAGGGGGACCAGAGGTCctaattttataaggacagtcctgattctggggtcttttttcttatataggctcctattgccccccacccaatttttcacatttgctgtctggtcaccctgatcTCAAGATACTGCCAGACAGCTATCCTCCAGACCTGATCCCCATGTCTTCCCACTATCACTATCCCCGGGACCCAATCACCTTGATCCCAGGACCAGATCTACCCCCTTCCCCCTATGGGATCCAATATCCCCAGACTGATACCCCTGGAATGTCTAACGTTTCCGGGCACCTGGAATCTCCACCCCTCCAAGATGACACACTCCCCTATACAggatcccccctcccctggaCCCCGTCCCCAGGACCTGATACCCCTGACTCCAGGAACCCGATACCCCCAAAGCTGACCCAAGTTCCCCTGCAAACCACTCTCCCACTTCCTGGCACAGGATCCCTTCTGGGACCAAATAACCTGAGAACAGGGAACCTTGTGCCCTCCCATGGGAATCAGTACCCAATGACAACTGATACCCCATGACAGGGATCACTGTGCTTTCCCAATACTCTTGGATCCAATAGTCCCATGTAATCCTCAGACCCCCATGGGTCCTCACACCCTCCTTGATAGGGATGGGACCCCCATGAGAATCTGATATCCCCAGGATAGATACCTCTGTGGCCCATGGGGCCTGATAGCTCTGTACCCTCCTGATATCCCCATGAGACCTGATACTCCACGATAGTGACCCTATGCATTCTGGTACCTCCATGGGAACCCAATGCCCCCCAATGGGCTGTAGTGTTCCCCAGATACCCTTCCAACTGCACTCTAACACACTGGTTGAATATCTGCCCCCCCAGGCTCCTGATAGAGCCTGCTATCCCTGAAGGGATCTGATTCTCCCCTGGGCAAAGACCCCATGCTCTCTTGATACCCCAGTGGTACCTATGATAACCCCATTACTGCTGATTGGATACCCTCATCTTCCTTTTGAAACTCAATGTCCTACAATGGGACCTAATTTCCCCAATTGTCCTTGATGGGATCCGAGGACCCATTAACCACTCCTCTGCTTTTTCACATTTGCATGGATTATGATTTTCATGGAACATGGGGCTCAGCTCATCATGCAATTGTTGGCCAGTTGCATTCTGAAGCACACAATCAATCAGCCTGACAAGCCACTGAGAGGTCAGCTGTTCAGGGAAGAGCTGTCCCTCCTTGCCCCCACACCCATCAGACACAGTTAAAGGGCTTTGTCCCAGCTCTTCACCCTTTAAATACTTTTTTCTCACCATTGTTTATAGCCCCTTGAAAGTTTGAACCTCAAATCTAGTTCCTTGTCCAAATGtttctttcctctggcctgtAGAAATCCTGCTTGCCATACGCATGTGAGTAGTTTCATTGACATCAGCAggccaactggtgtaaatcactgtGACTTctagatttgaaggccagaagggcccactgtGGCCATCTAGCCTCCCCTCCTCTATAGGACATGCCAGAGAACTTTGctgaattaatttctgtttgaagTGGAGCGTATCTTCTAGCAAAAACATCCACCGCGAGCAGGAGTTGGCTAGTCGGGTTGTTATTAAAGGGTTGCTCAGAAGTGCTGAGCTGGTGGCAGCAATTTGCACTAGGAAGACAAAAAATGGTTGAGGGAGAGAATGGGCTTCAAACCAGCAAACAGAggaactgcactgaagtcaatggtgttcCTTCAGATACGTGCTGGCATAGCTGAGACCGGAAGCAGAAGCTTACATTTAGGGCTGTCTCTTTACAGTCACATCAGTCATTTGCTAGGAGAGTCCTGATCTGGAAGCCAGACTCACATGATTGGTCCTGTTAACATCACTGGGAGTCCTTATGAGCCCGATCTGTAAAGGCAGTTAGGGGGCTAAAGACGCAgataagcacttttaaaaattccaTTAGGTGCCTAGGTGACTGCCTAAGTGCCTttaagggctgcaggattgggctcaaATACACTGTTCCCCACTTTAATAGATAAGCATCCTGGTTTTGTCTCAGCTGTCTTTCCCACAAACACCTCCACTTCACCCCGGTATTTATTTACCACCAAGAAATGGTTATTCTGCAGCAAGTATAATATTTATGCAACTTTCCATTAACTTCCCTTAAATAAACCCTCTTACTTCACTGCTGCTCTGTCCTGAGCAGCACCGGCAGAGGCCACTGTATttgggtttaaaacaaaatggGCAAGTACTTGGAATGCCATTGGTGCTTTGGGATTAGAAACAGGATTAGAGGCTTAACCATTGGGTGGTTTGTTCACATGCTCAAGGCTGAACTGATTTCAAATTTGGGTCTCGGAAGGAGTTTTCTTTCCACGTGTGCTGGTTCCCACCTCCTTCTATGGCATGGAATGAGAACGGCTCAACAGTGTGGCAGAGGTTCTATCCTGCTAAAAACAAATTGAGATTCTCCTTTAGATCGGCATGAGGTTTTGGAGCAGGAGAATCTATTGACACTGATCTCCTGATTTCCAAACCAGTGCCTGCTCCCCAAAACACCAGTCCTCTCTGCAACCTCCTTTGGCTGAGTGGGACCAGGAAAGGTTAAAGTAATAATTGTTGCAAGAGATTACAGTAAAATGCGCTGCTGTTTTTCAGGATATTTGACACCTTGAGCTGTTTTTTGGTGAAAGAATTTGCTTTGTGTATCAAGATCTAGCTGGTGCCAGATTGCATTTAATGGTTGAATTGCTTTCCTTAGAAATCGGCTTTCCATCGCTCCCAGACACTGGGCTATAGGAATGGCTTTGCCTATTCACGGTTACCAACGGTGGGGATAGGCAGGGAGCGACTCTATGTGAACCAGCTCTCCCAGGCCGAATTAGATGAACTGTCCAACAAGAGACCCACGCTGACCTACGGGCAAGCCAAGCAGGCCCCACCTTCCGACTTCATTCCAGCACACGTGGCTTTTGACAAAAAGGTACGAGAGCCTTAGTTCAGGAGCATTGCTAGCCAAACCCAGGGCGGTGAGCCGTGAATGCCAAGGTCTGGGGAACAGACAGTAGAGAATGTATTTTCTAGATACCGGAGTCCTTAGTCATAGACAACTGACATCTGGGTTGAAAGAGGCTTTCTTTGCTTGCGAAGAGGATTACAGTAAGTAAACATTACAAAGCTTTCCCCATGAGCTACGCAAGGACATTTCCAGTAGTTTAAAGAGAACTCAGATGAACTCCGGACGCTACACTTTATACCATCTCCCTATAAGTCCCACCCTCTCACGTTCTCCTTGCAAAATTATGCTGGAGCTGCAACAGAGCCAGGCTCCTAAAGGGCCTGCAAAGGGGGCATCTCCTCATTGTCGAGCTGTCATCTGGGagtttataccatgctcatcaccacAGCGTCTGTGTGCCTGTACTGCCCCGTATAGACTTCCTGCATTAGTCGTCGTCAGCATATCTGCTTTGGGCCAGACTGTGTCCTTAAGGAACTTACTGCACCACCCCTTGCAGAGGCTGGGAGGGATCATGCCCCAGCAAGTTACAATCCCACTCAGAGTGCAAGGGGGAATGCGTAGGCTGTGCCAGCTTTTAGGGTGGCACTGTCTGCTTCCCACAGCATGCCTGGCCAGCTTTGTGGGTTGGTACGGAGAAGCAGGCAAGTCCATGGCCCTAGCTACTCCACACCCCTTGCAGCCTGGAGTCTTATGGAGGAAACATTCCTTGTGCTTCACCCAAGCACAGGAACTGTGATTGTGGCTGTGCTTGGGTGACCAAGACAGGGCAGTCTCCTTATGTCCTGACCCTCCCTCGCCACCACCTCCCCACGCACAGTCTGGCTCTTGGTGTCAGCCTGCAGGGTAAATGCAACTGCAGGAGCGCGAAGCAGAGTCTCAAATCCAGTAGAGCACAGGAAACCTCGTCAGTAGTGGAGCCAGAGAACGTGAGAACGGCTTCCCCTGTTGGGAGCTTGGCAGCCAAATTGACTCTGAGGGGCTGAGCATCTTAGAGAAGCTCATGGATATCAGTAAGCtccaccaatgggagctggagagcAACTTGCTAGACAGGGCCCCTGGCTGTAAAGGGCTTGGAGATCTTTCAGGGGGGCAGGTGCTATGTTTATTCAAGCCACTTACACTCGGTCCCTGGGTGCCTCGGACTAGGGAAAATTTACAAAATATTGGGCTCTAGGAACACCACCAGCAAGGATAGCTCTTGCAGTCAGCCTGTGGTCAGACTCTGGGGTCCTCGATGGCATGATAAGTACTAATCCCAGTGACCCATGCTGTCAAAGTAGAGGGCAAAAGTTAACAAGATCTTTGATTAATGCCGTCACTCATGTCAGTTCCTTTGCTCCTTCTGGGGTCCTTCCCCACATTGCAGGTGTTGAAGTTTGATGCCTATTTCCAGGAAGATGTTCCTATATCCACAGAAGAGCATTTCCGGATCCGCCAAGTGGGTATTTATTACTACTTGGAGGACGACAGCATGTCTGTCATGGAGCCCATCGTGGAGAACTCGGGTATTCCTCAGGGCAAGCTCATCAAACGCCAGCGGATTCCCAAGAATGACCGCGGGGACCATTACCACTGGAAAGACCTGAATCGGGGCATGAACATCACCATCTATGGCAAGACTTTCCGCATCGTCGACTGTGACCCGTTCACACAGGTGCACCAGGGATGCAGGGAACTAGCCGAATAAGAGAATCCTAGGAGTTAGCGATGGGCAAAGCTCACTAGAATCcctgctctgttcccagcacaCACATGAGTAAGATCAGGGATTCTCTGCCTCTTCCATACTGGGGCCCCACCCCACATAAGACCATGGGACAGGTCTGGTGGTCACTCATGACCCCCTGACACCCATTTCTGACACTCCCACCCTGCAGGGTTGTGACAACACATTGAGAACCTCTGGTGTAGACTGATCTCTTTTACAGAGCTAGTGCAAACTGGAACTGAAtgaccattgaagtcagtggagttatgcctgTTTACACCAGCTGTAGATCCAGTCCCTGATATTACTCTAGGGTCGTTTGGtggcttatgtgaaatgagttgatgaTGCCGTCCAGTTCCCATTTCAAAGCATCTGCATCTCAAGCCTGCCACTACATTTAGCATAAATTGGCATCCTGAAGGCCAGAACTACTACGTCATGCAGCCTGACTCTTCCTTCTAAGCCCTGGTGGTGATCTCTCCAACTCAGGGGTCAGTTCCCTGGTGGGGAAGCTTGTGCTGCTGCTTCCCAAGCTGCATGTGTTCGGGGCCAAATCTTGGTGAGGTAGGCAGGCGAGCAggcccactggcttcagtggctcTCTCGGGTGAGTGCCGTGAGTATAACAATAGGGCTCTGCTTTCCAGAGCTGGCGCCTTCCAGGGCATCGCAAATTAAACCAAAAAAGAGAGACTTGCCCTCGCAATTTGTAATAGACACATAGAAAGGGACAAGACCTACAGTCCTTCAGTCTTTACTCTGGCAAATCTCCCAGGAGTGAAGCCAATGGGAGGTTTGCCCGAGTCATTCCTGAGGCGGGACTTCAAGATCTGGCTTGCGGTGAGGTCTGCAAGGTCCGTGGAAACAAAGAGGCAACTGACAGTTAAAAACCTTTATGAATGATGatatgatcacaatgatcccttctgaccttaaagttgaGGAGTCTATGAttattgtacagcacctagcatattGGGATTGGGGCCTCTGGATGCAACTGCAAACAGTGAGCTTACAGGCTCCTGCTGATACCCTCCCAAACCCAGCCCAGAACTTTCCTTGCCTCCTGACCCTAAGAGCCCATCGCAGCATTAATGGCCCAGACATTTTCTCTAGGTATTTCTGGAGAGCCAAGGAATTGAACTGAACCCTCCTGAGAAAATGATTTTCGACCCATACACGGAGCTCCGAAAGATGCCCATGCGCATGTACGTCACACCATCAAGCTTCGACCAACTCAAACAGTTTCTGACCTTTGACAGGCAGGTGAGTGGGGTGCAGGTGCCTTTCTTTGGGGTGGGTCGTTCCCTGTGTATGTCTGTGATTCAGAGTGGTACTAATATGCAACTCTTGTGGGTGTTCGTGAGCAGGTGCCTCCCCCAGGCAGCTCTGCAAATGCAGTCCATACATTGTGCAGAGGCCAAACACATCCTACTTCTCTGGGGATCTGGCTTTGTCAATAAAGAAGTCAATAAAAAGAGAATTCGAAGTTCAGCTCTTACCTTCTCCCCAGGCTTGGCTGCTTCTAGAGctcctccttcagaacagctcagCCCACACTGTAgattctcctctctctttcttgCTCCAGAAAGCCTTATGTCCAGGTAGGGTAACCAGCCACTTGCCCGAGTGCATCAGGGCCAGTGATTGTTTGGCATCTAAAGACTCCTGATTTCACATCTGCCATCATGAAAGGCACATTATAACCCTGCAATGCAACATCAGAGCTAACATCCATTGCTGTGTGATTATTTTGACCTCCggggcaaaaaaaaacaacaaaacagccCCACCCAAGAGTAGCTATGGTGTTTAGGCAGCCTGATGGTTGAGAGCAAGATGCCTGCCACCCACTGGATCAGCTAGTGCATCTCATGGGGACAGTGCTAGGGCATTTTCCCCCAATATTTCCTTTGAttactttcttcctcctcctgtcccctgaACTACCCTGAATAATTCCTGTCCCTCCGTGGTGTTTCAGATATTTGTAGATGGGTCTTCTCTCCCCTCAGCTGCTGCCTAGCCCAGCTAGGCTTGTTTGGTTCTCTTAGTCAAAACCCTCCTGCTGCTGAATCATTTCTGCTTCTTTTCTCTGAACTGCCTCCCTCAATGACTTGCTGGCCAGAGCCCAGAAACGAGAGCAGGATTTCAAGGCCAGTCTCACCAGTGGTTAACACAGCCAGACTGGTACCCCTGTGCTCGGGGCACGATCCTTCTGCATACACAGCCCCCAAATCGCACCAGCCTAATCCAGACAGGGCATGTTTTAGTTTCATGTTGGGTTCATGGCCCTTGCTTGGCTCTCCAACACCTGCAGGTCCTTCGCTTCTATGCCATCTGGGATGACACCGAGAACATGTTTGGCGAGAACCGGCCTTTCCTCATCCATTACTACCTGGCTGACGACACGGTGGAGGTTCGAGAACTCCACGAACGCAACGATGGCAGAGACCCTTTCCCGGTGCTGATCAGACGCCAGCGCTTGCCCAAAAGCTTTGTGGACAAGATGAGTAAGAGTCTGTGCTTGGGATTTTACCTCTGGTGTAGACTGATCTCTTtagcaggaagagagagagagagagtgtgtgtgtttacatGAGCATAGATGGGTGGACATGTGCAGGGCCTGCGTATCTCGTATTATAAATATAGTGTCTATGTAATTAATCCCAGGAACCTTTCTTGAGTTTACAATTTCTTTCCAACAGAAACAATCAATTGGTTTTAAAACATTTAACCTTTTGCTGCTGATTTGCCAAAGCACGTGCGACATCTCCAGCATTACACCACTGGCCCATTGAAGCTGTTCATACATGTCACATTCAGACAGGCTTTTCTCATCTCTTGCTTTGTATGCAGTAATAAAGACTATGTCTCGCTCACTGAGCTGCCTTTTCTGCCCCTGATCTTCCCCAGAAACCTTCCCCCGCTGCGTGCTGGAGATCTCCAATCAGGAGGTGCTGGAGTGGTACACGGTCAAAGATTTTGCAGTTGGCAAGCCCATCACCCTCCTGGGGCGCAGCTTCTTCATCTATGATTGTGATGAGTTCACAAGACAGTTCTATCATGAGAAGTTTGGCATCACTGACTTCCAGCCAGTGGATGTAAAGAAGAAGGCACCAGAGGAAGTGCCACAGGTACTGGGAGAAAATTAACGGGGGGCGGGGAAGAAACCCATCAGCCCGTACAGGGCAAAGACCCTTAGGACTCCTAAGTGCCGTTATCATAAGCCTTTTAGAATTACTTGCTCCTAATGTTGTTGTGTTGCTCAAGAGGTCAGATTAAGGGGAAGCCAGAGGGAAAGACTAGTGTGTGTCAGCCAGGGCAGTGAGTCTTAACCTATATAGCAGTGAAGTACTGGATAGCTATCTTCTTCTAAGGTTAATTCCACTGCTGAATGACACAGCGGCTGGAAGGCAAAACACATTCGCTAATGCTCTGGAACGAACCTTGTGCCTTTTCCACAGTGTTGAGTGGACTTGTGGAATTTGCTTTGAGTACTgagatttaaaaaccaaaaaacctcatTAGACGTTGATATGAATAAGTCGCCACAGGTCCTTActcagagccaaattctgcagcCCTGACTCACAGAGCAGCAATTATTCACGTGTGCCCATTGCTGGAGGTTTCTCAGAACAGGTTGGATAAAtgcttgtcagggatggtctaggtttccttggtcctgcctcggtgcTGGGGTTTGGACTCGAGGTcccctccagccctacatttctatgggaGTGGAGTCCTACTACCTTCTTGACTAAAGACTCTATGAAAACTGACCAAACAGCTCAGGCTTTTGGCCAAGGAGAATACATACGGTTAAAAAGTACAGGGGCTATCACCCCTCGTGCTTCAGGGGGTTGGGTGAGCGGCTGGGCTAAGGAGACATTTGTAGCTCCTGTACAGTGTAGACTTGCACACAAGTAGGCACATTATTGCAGAAGGGGCCCATGTCTTTCACTGGACTGTCCGGTACTGGCCCATCGTGGGGAGAGGATACAGGAGTAGATGGACATTGATCTGTTCCATTATGGCAATTCCAGAGCGGCTAGTACTTTCATTGGGATGCCattccagcagtggggaaaggcttaACGTCACGGCTCATGTAGGAAACATCTGCGTAGCTTGGTTACCTCCAAATTGCAGGGTGATCAGGTTGAGTTGGTGAGTCAGTTAGTTTGGCCATGTTCTCCGCTCTCGGGGCGGCTGCCATATTACAGAGCCGTTGTGCTCTGAAATGGGATTATAGGTAACATTTGCCAAGATGCCTAAtgcccaaatcctcaaagataGTTAgtctcctaactcccattgggcctaagtgatttaggagcttaagtcaCAGGATCTGTATTGTCAACAGAATGGGTTAGTTGGCTTCAATCAGTTACAGCTGTGCAACCCCCTTGAAGATTATAGGGTTGCTTGgaaaggaaagaacccagcttgagcCTCGAGCTTCAGGCTGAATTTGCAGGGTTTGGAACTAGGAAAACAAACATCTTTTGGCTGGAGCTCATTTGATCCGGAGTCAGAGACAATAAACCTGAAACCGTGCAATGCCCTCAcctccctgccattgcaggggcttcTGGGGATTGGTGCACCTCTCTTGCAGGCCAGTATACTTTGATCTAATGCTGGTTGTTGGCTTGGGGAGGGTGGTGATAGGAGGTCAGAGTGGATGACCTGCtggtccctctggccttaaactcgGACTTGTTCTTCCAGAGCCTCTTTTTAGAGAATGTAAAACATAGGGCCAGCTGCTGTAACTGAAGTCGTGGAAGGCCGGctgatttatagcagctgaggcCCTGGCCCGTGCTGCCTGGCTGTACAGTCCAGGGTATCATGGCACAGCTTTGGGGAAAACAGCACTGCCCGTGGGGAAGGTATTCAGTGCTGGCACAATTCTCACTGCAGAGAACGGCTGCCCGGAGCCGCTTCCTGACCAGTGTCTTTTTGTTAGTTGTAATCACGTGTGTCTCCCGTCTCTTCTGTGTGCAGATCATTCCTCCCTACAACGGTTATGGCTTCCTGGAAGACTCCCTGCAGAACTGCTTCTCCCTACTGCCGCAGCCCCCCCGGAAAAACTTTATTAAGATGCTAGAGAATGACCACAAGGTGCTGCGCTATGAAGTTGCACTGGTGAGAGCTTGGTCCATGAGTAAGCGCTACCTGGTTACACTCTCCAAATCAGAAGGGTTGGGGGAAGTGGGGTGTTCTTGGTTACCTGCCTCCAAGTGCTAATCCTATGTTAACGCTacaagaaagagctccagcagccACCAGAGAACAGCCCTCTGCTTGAGGATGGGCACCTGTTCCAGTATGGCCTTTAGGACAAGCGGTAATACAGTAAGGCAGAATAAAAGCAGGGCCAGACAATACTACATGGGCCTCCACCActcccccattgaagtcaatggaaagactccccttgacttcagtaggtgtTGGATCAATGCTCAGATGAGCAGTATTGCCACTTGAACCTGACTTTCATGCATCCTCGCCCCCTACCTTCATGCCACGTTACATCATCTTCCAGTTACACCTGCCAGCACCTGTAcacactgccccctcctccccggggcTAATCCCAGCTTCAGAAGCCAGCTGTGGTTCATTACATCAGGACTGTCCAGCGGTTTGCAGGCTTGGAAGCTGGcgagggagcccagctgagagCTGTGCTCTTCACACAGAAGCAGCTTTTGGGTCGCCATGTGCATGGCCTCTGCGCTGTAGCAGTAGTTCCTATGCTACCCGTGGGTCAGCTGATGTCTGCCCCTCCCAGAGTCTAAGGGGGATGCCATGGCTGTTCTCTCTCGTTGGTTGTATTTGTTCCTGAAGGCCATAGTTTAGTGCTCAGATCAAAGCTAATTTTAATCTAAGCACATAAATCCAGTGGCGTGCTCAGAGGGTTTCGTCTTGTGGTTAGGAGCTGGGATCTGTCCAGACCTCATGGAGGTACAGACTTTAATTCTACAGCTAATCCTTCTTTGTGTGATGAATCACTTCATACAGGATATGCCTTGCTCCTGGAGTGCTGAGCATGTGGACGTAATGAgtggaccagattctgccacagTTAGGCATGCGGAGCAGTACCTTGAGCTGGGAGTAGTCCAACGAGCCTCTGATATCCCAGTGTTGAACGTAGTCTGTGGTTTTATTACAGTGCAGCAGGCTGGTTACTCCTCTTGCCTTCTTTAGGCACAGGCTCGAACCAAGTGCTGTAGGTGTTTAGACAGGTGTAAAAACGAAAGCTCCAGGTTCGGTCCTTGGCTGCTTGGGGGTGCATAGGAGTAATCTGTGAGTATACAGCTAGCCTTGAATGTCCAAATACGTGTTTCCTGACCACACAACCCACTCTGGTCCTTCCCTTCTCTAGGAATCGCCAAACCCCGAGGAGAGAAAGCGCCGGTTCATCCTCTCCTATTTTCTCTCCACTGACATGATCAGCATCTATGAGCCACCTGTCCGCAATTCAGGCATCATTGGAGGCAAATACTTAGGAAAGACCAAAGTCCCCAAGCCAGGCTCCACTACAGATAACCCCATTTACTACGAGCCAGCGGACCTCACCATCGGTGCCACGGTTGAAGGTAGATCTGGAACTGGCTTGATGGAGCCATTAGAGCCTCTATTCTTTAGAGCAGGCTCATTGTTTTAAATGAGTTTTCTGAT encodes the following:
- the EFHC1 gene encoding EF-hand domain-containing protein 1 translates to MFAVARVTALPGAGAGWGPEPPRQAPAGRSAFSDPTKSAFHRSQTLGYRNGFAYSRLPTVGIGRERLYVNQLSQAELDELSNKRPTLTYGQAKQAPPSDFIPAHVAFDKKVLKFDAYFQEDVPISTEEHFRIRQVGIYYYLEDDSMSVMEPIVENSGIPQGKLIKRQRIPKNDRGDHYHWKDLNRGMNITIYGKTFRIVDCDPFTQVFLESQGIELNPPEKMIFDPYTELRKMPMRMYVTPSSFDQLKQFLTFDRQVLRFYAIWDDTENMFGENRPFLIHYYLADDTVEVRELHERNDGRDPFPVLIRRQRLPKSFVDKMKTFPRCVLEISNQEVLEWYTVKDFAVGKPITLLGRSFFIYDCDEFTRQFYHEKFGITDFQPVDVKKKAPEEVPQIIPPYNGYGFLEDSLQNCFSLLPQPPRKNFIKMLENDHKVLRYEVALESPNPEERKRRFILSYFLSTDMISIYEPPVRNSGIIGGKYLGKTKVPKPGSTTDNPIYYEPADLTIGATVEVFGHRFIISDADEYVLNYMESNAESFPATTLQSLRDHFAPRRTAVQAAESQSAAGTGRQELEELVKQVQEQLKHHNYLSNSSMREAFLHHDKDGSGFLDKAEFFALCNRFNLPVSDALVNKLIRLCSHGENQISYHDFIRAFSC